From one Nitrospira sp. MA-1 genomic stretch:
- a CDS encoding XTP/dITP diphosphatase encodes MPVIASLVLATGNRHKVEEIQSILNDVDIPMLTLNEFPDFPAVEEDGDTCQANAVKKAVATAKYTGHWALADDTGLEVDALQGRPGVYAARYAGEHATYEQNCKKLLQELHGVPSDQRTARFITVVALANPDGQTETVEGVLEGIITQEFHGTGGFGYDPVFYVPQLGKSLAEMTFAEKNRISHRAQAVTNAKSLLTADRHLAK; translated from the coding sequence ATGCCGGTCATCGCCTCATTAGTCCTGGCGACAGGAAATCGACATAAAGTTGAGGAGATTCAATCCATTCTCAATGATGTGGACATTCCTATGCTTACCTTGAATGAATTCCCTGATTTTCCCGCTGTGGAAGAAGATGGCGACACCTGTCAAGCTAATGCCGTCAAAAAGGCCGTAGCCACAGCAAAATATACCGGACACTGGGCCTTGGCCGACGATACCGGGTTGGAAGTGGATGCGTTACAGGGACGTCCAGGGGTCTATGCGGCCAGATACGCGGGTGAGCATGCCACCTACGAACAGAACTGCAAAAAATTATTGCAGGAATTACACGGGGTGCCTTCAGACCAGCGAACCGCCCGATTTATCACCGTGGTGGCGCTGGCCAATCCTGATGGGCAGACAGAAACCGTTGAAGGCGTGTTAGAGGGAATTATCACCCAGGAGTTTCATGGGACAGGTGGATTCGGGTATGATCCAGTATTCTATGTTCCTCAACTAGGAAAAAGCTTAGCCGAGATGACCTTTGCAGAAAAAAACCGCATCAGCCATCGAGCTCAAGCGGTCACCAATGCTAAGAGTCTTCTCACCGCAGACCGCCATCTAGCAAAATAG
- a CDS encoding EAL domain-containing protein, whose amino-acid sequence MSVISSHTVRASVFAKYQPIIDLTTNRIVGCEALARWRADDGRETSIEPLIEELESQEDLALELTTCMFTCLKADLGTLLVEHPTFSVSVNLPPIVMGKNKILPVLEKLALMDHLPQLTGEITERQALNEQGREAIRQARQLGARVAIDDFGTGQSGLQQLIGLEVDTIKIDQSFIRQLGTNMAAERLVRGIAALAAILNVDIVAEGVETAEQAFFLRAIGIEKGQGWLWAKALTPTELRKWLS is encoded by the coding sequence ATGTCCGTTATTTCTAGTCATACCGTTCGGGCTTCCGTTTTTGCGAAGTACCAACCCATCATCGATCTCACTACCAATCGGATCGTAGGCTGTGAAGCCCTCGCCCGCTGGCGAGCGGACGATGGCCGTGAGACCAGCATTGAACCCCTCATTGAGGAGCTCGAATCGCAGGAGGACTTGGCCTTAGAGTTAACCACCTGTATGTTTACGTGTCTTAAAGCGGATTTAGGCACTCTGCTGGTCGAACATCCCACATTTTCTGTGAGCGTGAATCTGCCCCCTATTGTCATGGGGAAAAACAAGATTTTGCCGGTGCTTGAGAAATTAGCGTTGATGGACCATCTCCCGCAGCTCACCGGGGAAATCACTGAACGGCAAGCACTCAATGAGCAAGGTCGGGAGGCCATCCGCCAGGCTCGGCAACTTGGCGCCCGAGTGGCCATTGATGACTTTGGCACCGGTCAGTCTGGACTCCAACAACTCATTGGACTGGAAGTGGACACGATTAAAATTGACCAATCCTTTATTCGGCAGCTGGGGACTAATATGGCGGCGGAACGGCTGGTGCGTGGGATTGCAGCCCTGGCCGCCATCCTGAACGTGGATATTGTGGCCGAGGGTGTTGAGACCGCCGAACAGGCTTTCTTTCTGCGAGCCATCGGGATCGAAAAGGGGCAAGGCTGGTTGTGGGCGAAAGCCCTCACCCCCACTGAACTACGCAAGTGGCTGAGCTAG
- a CDS encoding DsbA family protein codes for MNRRIQEIEKQKNTPRGQGGLARGLIGLLVCVNLLMINPGLGQAVVEDDVRVLREDMEQVKKDLAEIKSILQSAIKRPSPEKSTGTVGVTGGAMLGETDAPVTIVEFSDYQCPFCQRYSLTVFPVLKREYIDTGKVRYVFRDFPLSSIHQQAGKAHESARCAGEFNKYWEMHVALFQNQKDLTVPSLKQYAADLGLDSTTFGECLDSGKYEVNIQKDVDDGAAAGIRGTPSFFIGKSGSEDSITGTIVRGAQPLANFQTIIDQLLGDHAEDVDAPSVPGERSPAPLP; via the coding sequence ATGAATCGACGAATTCAGGAAATTGAGAAGCAGAAGAACACACCCAGAGGACAGGGAGGTCTCGCCCGAGGACTGATCGGCCTGCTGGTCTGTGTCAATTTGCTCATGATCAACCCTGGATTGGGCCAGGCCGTAGTTGAAGACGATGTCCGGGTCCTTCGTGAGGATATGGAGCAGGTGAAGAAGGATCTTGCTGAAATTAAGAGCATTCTTCAGAGTGCGATAAAACGGCCAAGTCCGGAGAAAAGCACCGGCACCGTGGGTGTGACCGGGGGTGCAATGCTGGGGGAAACCGATGCCCCGGTGACGATCGTGGAATTCTCGGACTATCAATGCCCATTTTGCCAACGGTATTCATTGACGGTGTTCCCTGTGCTCAAACGTGAGTATATCGATACAGGAAAAGTCCGGTATGTCTTCAGAGATTTTCCCTTAAGCAGCATTCATCAACAGGCGGGAAAGGCTCATGAAAGCGCACGCTGCGCCGGAGAATTCAATAAATACTGGGAGATGCATGTTGCGTTGTTTCAAAATCAGAAAGATCTCACCGTTCCCTCGTTGAAACAATATGCGGCTGACCTGGGACTGGATTCCACGACGTTCGGGGAATGCTTAGATAGCGGCAAATACGAAGTGAATATTCAGAAGGACGTTGATGATGGTGCTGCGGCTGGCATTAGAGGGACCCCATCGTTCTTTATCGGGAAAAGCGGCTCAGAAGACTCCATCACTGGAACGATTGTCCGTGGAGCACAACCCCTGGCGAATTTTCAAACAATCATTGATCAGCTCCTGGGCGATCATGCAGAGGACGTTGATGCTCCCTCCGTACCCGGTGAACGTTCTCCAGCTCCTCTGCCGTAA
- a CDS encoding BRO family protein, whose protein sequence is MSKKPEESSVYEKPIKLEMSTEEAIQRFAKVTKEEIGQQGGTKAVVTEGETQLVMFRGKEIRQVLHDDEWFFSIVDVIGALTGSDRPSQYWSDLKRKLVENEGFSELYDEIVQLPMLASDGKMRQTDGANAETVFRVVQSIPSPKAQPFKKWLAKVGYERIQEIQDPEIAIKRAMLTYKAKGYSDEWVRSRLQTITSRKELTSEWKKRGVEEGLEFAILSNTISKGTFDLQVEQHKAKKGLKKSHNLRDHMSPLELALTMLGETTTAEMAKTQNAQGFYENKNAAIAGGDVAGSARRNIEKKMGKPVVTKENFLPGPKPEQIKLPD, encoded by the coding sequence ATGAGCAAGAAGCCAGAAGAAAGCAGCGTGTACGAAAAGCCCATCAAACTAGAAATGAGCACAGAAGAAGCTATACAGCGATTTGCGAAAGTCACAAAGGAAGAAATTGGCCAGCAGGGCGGGACCAAGGCAGTAGTCACAGAAGGCGAGACCCAATTAGTCATGTTTCGTGGTAAAGAGATTCGCCAAGTCTTACATGATGATGAATGGTTTTTTTCAATTGTAGATGTCATTGGAGCCCTAACGGGATCTGATAGGCCCAGTCAATATTGGAGTGACCTAAAAAGGAAACTAGTTGAAAATGAAGGCTTTTCTGAACTATACGATGAAATCGTACAGTTGCCAATGTTGGCTTCTGACGGAAAAATGCGCCAGACAGATGGAGCAAACGCTGAAACAGTTTTTAGGGTTGTTCAATCTATCCCGTCACCAAAAGCACAACCATTTAAGAAGTGGCTAGCCAAGGTCGGATATGAGCGAATTCAGGAAATTCAAGATCCAGAAATTGCCATCAAGCGAGCCATGCTCACCTATAAAGCCAAGGGGTACTCCGATGAGTGGGTCAGGTCACGCTTGCAGACAATAACTAGTCGCAAAGAATTAACAAGTGAATGGAAAAAGAGGGGGGTGGAAGAGGGACTTGAATTTGCAATTTTGAGTAATACTATCTCTAAGGGAACATTTGATTTGCAGGTTGAACAACACAAAGCAAAAAAGGGACTCAAAAAGTCACACAATCTGAGGGACCATATGTCTCCTCTAGAATTAGCTCTAACTATGTTAGGCGAAACGACTACGGCTGAAATGGCCAAGACGCAAAACGCTCAAGGGTTCTATGAAAACAAGAATGCAGCAATAGCTGGGGGGGATGTTGCCGGAAGTGCAAGAAGAAATATTGAAAAGAAAATGGGCAAGCCAGTTGTCACGAAGGAAAACTTCCTCCCTGGGCCTAAGCCGGAACAAATAAAACTTCCTGACTAG
- a CDS encoding IS1595 family transposase, whose protein sequence is MIKQFSSLYEMMKTFQDEQSCINHLRSIRWKNGVYCPHCGANKVYHFTDNKNHKCGICLRRFSIKVGTIFEESKIPLRKWFMAIYLISSHKKGIASTQLAKDIKITQKTAWFMLQRLRFATETKSFQEPLAGPVEIDETYIGGKEKNKQEIITHRDGGYSVGDRHTNAIEGAWSLLKRGKIGIYHHASQKHLPFYLHEFSYRYNTLQLNEGQRVNGLLGQCAAGALLTRR, encoded by the coding sequence TTGATTAAACAATTTTCCAGCCTTTACGAAATGATGAAAACCTTCCAAGACGAGCAATCCTGCATCAATCATCTTCGTAGTATTCGTTGGAAAAATGGAGTCTACTGTCCTCATTGTGGTGCCAATAAGGTTTATCATTTTACAGATAACAAGAACCACAAATGCGGAATTTGTTTGCGACGTTTTAGCATAAAAGTTGGGACTATTTTTGAGGAGAGTAAAATCCCTCTCCGTAAATGGTTTATGGCCATCTATCTTATTTCCTCACATAAGAAGGGCATTGCTTCAACCCAATTAGCAAAAGATATTAAGATCACACAAAAAACCGCCTGGTTCATGCTTCAAAGGTTGAGATTTGCGACAGAAACCAAATCCTTTCAGGAGCCATTGGCCGGTCCGGTAGAAATTGACGAAACTTATATTGGTGGCAAGGAAAAGAATAAGCAGGAAATTATCACGCACCGCGACGGGGGATATAGCGTTGGGGATCGGCACACCAATGCCATTGAGGGAGCTTGGTCTCTTCTGAAGCGAGGAAAAATCGGAATATACCACCATGCTAGCCAAAAACACCTGCCTTTTTACCTGCACGAATTTTCCTATAGATATAACACGCTCCAGTTAAATGAAGGGCAAAGAGTCAATGGGCTGTTGGGCCAATGCGCGGCGGGCGCATTACTTACAAGGAGGTAG
- a CDS encoding queuosine precursor transporter, whose protein sequence is MNNEILFFLVTIIDLLFVLLAWKLGKEWVYITIVVNVILVSTFAAKLIPIFGLVTNVSNTFYASIFIATDILTEHHGKKVGYRSIWMGFIGLVLFVSMGQFVLKFEIIPESEKVAMAMEVVFNAVPRIAIASFIAYAIAQSLDIWLFHYIGEKSKGRYLWLRNNGSTFVSQLVDSIVFFSLAFIGTVPFPVLLNIIFTGYLVKLIVAVLDTPIIYLSYTVKGIPVPGGEKRI, encoded by the coding sequence ATGAACAATGAAATTTTGTTTTTTCTCGTAACAATAATTGATCTTCTTTTTGTTCTGTTGGCCTGGAAGTTAGGCAAGGAGTGGGTCTATATTACAATTGTTGTAAATGTGATATTGGTTTCTACATTCGCTGCCAAACTTATTCCGATATTTGGTCTTGTCACTAATGTATCTAATACCTTTTATGCATCTATTTTCATTGCTACTGATATTTTAACTGAGCATCATGGGAAGAAAGTTGGTTATCGATCTATTTGGATGGGGTTCATTGGATTAGTGCTTTTTGTATCGATGGGACAGTTTGTTTTGAAATTTGAAATAATTCCAGAAAGTGAAAAAGTAGCTATGGCAATGGAAGTGGTTTTTAACGCCGTTCCAAGGATCGCAATAGCATCCTTTATTGCCTATGCTATTGCGCAGAGCTTAGATATTTGGCTTTTTCACTATATTGGGGAGAAATCCAAGGGAAGGTACCTCTGGTTGAGAAACAATGGGAGTACCTTTGTTTCTCAGTTAGTTGATAGCATAGTATTTTTTTCACTTGCTTTCATTGGAACAGTTCCTTTTCCTGTACTTCTGAATATTATATTTACCGGGTACCTTGTGAAATTGATTGTGGCAGTACTTGATACTCCTATTATTTATTTATCCTATACCGTAAAGGGAATTCCTGTGCCGGGGGGAGAGAAAAGAATCTAG
- a CDS encoding glycoside hydrolase family 31 protein: MMKFLQIFLVALLLGNLACAAEPIPLTIEQKEKTLVVFRNQQPIMVIQDIMLDFHSWDDVQLNRKSNSFYRLHLTYRDVANEDEIESLEDSRVIIDIEADQAGLHFSSDADWFSHVNIFMEDLGGHMFGVKQTTEPYNQKSPDLRGLVQDVNAIGEHNRFSSDFATAVSPMFFSTKGYVSFFKTFAEGRYQFAMNDRTELYHAATEFNWHVLDAPTLDHALVNYYRLVGAPKQVPLWSTGPVIWRDVHKRGKQDVLDDTRRFTEMKIPFTGLFVDRPYSDGAHGWSDMNFGRGFSNPQEWIKTLHEDYHIHLMTWIAPMTFAEQNFPGRMAGTKGYFDLSNPKAVSEFTRRLTDLQYTVGVQGHKMDRADENFPYDESWHDGTPILERRSKFIWLYAKHTHEALADYWGEDQFNFARAAVHGTQPHLSAIWGGDVQTNWEGLRSNMANAIRASYLGFPNWGTDAGGFTGNTGLISEDLYLRWIQFGVWTGFFEIKLDGASGHGNDRAPWRYSESFQDRYRKVFEERMALIPYIYSLLNTAAEQGTLMKPLAGMYPDDEQTYAIWDQYLFGPSLLVAPIHDQEPIRKVYLPEGSWIDYYNGTIHAGQQWLEVKVVREHVPIFVKANSVMVKGNMYQGNDRTWSHATPHLDIFYYAQRNTTANTLFTVVDAGDSNKHKTIHAKISGNHVTLSIPGNSYGGKVHIVPSDGPTLVRDYSVNKDTFITLELK; encoded by the coding sequence ATGATGAAGTTTCTGCAAATTTTTCTGGTTGCGTTATTGCTTGGCAACCTTGCCTGTGCCGCCGAGCCGATACCGTTAACCATTGAGCAAAAGGAAAAGACTTTGGTGGTGTTTCGGAATCAACAACCCATCATGGTGATTCAGGATATCATGCTGGATTTTCACTCCTGGGATGATGTCCAGCTCAACAGGAAAAGTAACAGTTTCTATCGTTTACACCTGACCTACCGTGATGTTGCGAACGAGGATGAGATCGAATCCCTGGAGGATTCCAGAGTCATCATTGATATTGAAGCGGATCAGGCAGGGCTGCATTTCTCCAGTGATGCTGACTGGTTTTCCCATGTCAATATTTTCATGGAAGACCTCGGCGGACATATGTTTGGCGTGAAACAAACCACCGAGCCGTATAACCAAAAAAGCCCGGATTTGCGGGGTTTGGTGCAAGATGTCAATGCGATCGGCGAACACAACCGGTTTAGTTCCGACTTTGCCACCGCGGTTTCACCCATGTTCTTTAGTACGAAGGGGTATGTGAGCTTTTTTAAAACCTTCGCTGAGGGTCGTTATCAATTTGCGATGAATGACCGAACCGAGTTGTACCATGCCGCCACAGAGTTCAATTGGCATGTTCTTGATGCCCCCACGTTGGATCATGCGCTGGTGAATTATTACCGGCTTGTTGGGGCACCCAAACAGGTTCCGCTCTGGAGTACTGGCCCCGTGATCTGGCGTGATGTCCATAAGCGAGGCAAGCAGGATGTTCTTGATGACACCAGACGCTTTACTGAGATGAAAATTCCCTTCACGGGATTGTTTGTTGATCGCCCCTATAGCGATGGCGCCCATGGTTGGTCGGACATGAACTTTGGTCGTGGTTTCTCTAATCCCCAGGAATGGATAAAGACATTACATGAGGATTACCACATCCACTTAATGACCTGGATTGCGCCGATGACTTTTGCCGAACAGAATTTCCCCGGGCGCATGGCAGGTACTAAAGGGTATTTTGATCTCAGCAACCCCAAGGCTGTCAGCGAATTTACGCGGCGTTTAACCGACTTGCAGTACACAGTTGGCGTGCAGGGCCACAAAATGGATCGGGCGGATGAGAACTTTCCCTATGATGAAAGCTGGCACGATGGCACGCCGATTCTGGAGCGCCGCAGTAAATTCATTTGGCTCTATGCCAAACATACCCATGAGGCGCTGGCGGATTACTGGGGCGAAGACCAGTTTAATTTTGCTCGCGCGGCAGTCCATGGCACGCAGCCCCATTTAAGTGCGATCTGGGGAGGGGATGTCCAGACAAATTGGGAGGGCTTGCGCAGCAATATGGCCAATGCCATCCGCGCCAGTTATCTGGGTTTCCCCAATTGGGGGACAGATGCCGGAGGGTTCACCGGCAATACAGGCCTCATTAGTGAAGACCTGTATCTGCGTTGGATCCAATTTGGCGTATGGACCGGGTTTTTTGAGATTAAGCTGGATGGCGCCAGTGGTCACGGCAACGATCGGGCGCCCTGGCGGTACTCGGAATCCTTTCAGGACCGTTACCGGAAGGTTTTCGAAGAGCGCATGGCGTTGATTCCCTATATTTACTCCCTGCTGAATACCGCAGCGGAGCAGGGAACCTTGATGAAACCGCTTGCGGGTATGTACCCCGATGACGAACAAACGTATGCCATCTGGGACCAGTACCTGTTTGGCCCTTCATTATTAGTCGCGCCCATTCATGATCAAGAACCCATCCGGAAAGTCTATCTGCCGGAGGGAAGCTGGATTGATTACTACAACGGCACTATTCATGCCGGTCAACAATGGCTCGAGGTAAAGGTGGTGAGAGAGCATGTGCCGATTTTTGTGAAGGCCAACAGTGTGATGGTCAAAGGAAATATGTATCAGGGTAATGACCGTACTTGGAGCCATGCCACGCCCCATCTGGATATTTTCTATTATGCCCAGCGAAACACGACCGCGAATACCCTTTTTACCGTGGTGGATGCGGGCGATAGCAACAAACACAAGACCATACACGCCAAAATTTCTGGTAACCACGTCACCCTATCGATCCCGGGTAACAGTTATGGCGGGAAGGTGCATATTGTCCCAAGTGATGGACCCACGCTTGTCAGGGACTATTCCGTTAACAAGGACACCTTCATCACCCTTGAGTTGAAATGA
- a CDS encoding STAS domain-containing protein: MLTVREDVRRDTKVLELSGRFDCDSKLGLEVAILGAQEIGCQHIILNFSNITWIDSIGLGQMFLWYHRMKPDRIRLSIVSPQTPVRELLECANLPQVIPIYQSEEEAVGGMTH; this comes from the coding sequence ATGCTGACTGTCAGAGAAGATGTTCGCCGGGATACGAAGGTTCTGGAATTATCTGGTCGTTTTGATTGTGACTCGAAGCTTGGGCTTGAAGTCGCTATTCTCGGAGCTCAGGAAATAGGGTGCCAACATATCATTCTCAACTTCTCGAATATTACCTGGATTGACTCGATAGGGTTGGGGCAGATGTTTCTCTGGTACCATCGGATGAAGCCGGACCGGATTCGGTTGAGTATCGTGAGTCCCCAGACACCTGTGAGAGAGTTGCTCGAATGTGCTAATTTGCCACAAGTGATTCCCATCTATCAGTCTGAGGAAGAGGCTGTTGGAGGTATGACGCACTGA
- a CDS encoding OmpH family outer membrane protein: protein MKKMCVNGLTKIVGVLFISGICILGGSLEQHALAAGKDSFRVGVLDPQTVIEKSKAGSRALAALKEHAQARETVMKNDQRELETLQEELKAGESRDSKLSEEDQKRKQERFAQKYQAWQKQGQDFQNELGQKQKDLVQEYMKKIEEATAAVAARHGFDVVIDKGSENTLKIVLYNRDGLDLTNEVVKEFDRRFK, encoded by the coding sequence ATGAAGAAGATGTGTGTAAATGGTTTGACAAAAATTGTTGGGGTCCTGTTCATCTCCGGCATCTGTATCCTAGGCGGGTCTTTGGAACAGCATGCCCTTGCTGCTGGAAAAGATTCCTTCCGCGTGGGTGTCCTTGATCCTCAGACCGTGATCGAAAAATCGAAGGCCGGAAGCCGGGCCCTGGCTGCGTTAAAAGAACATGCCCAAGCCAGAGAAACCGTGATGAAAAATGATCAAAGAGAATTAGAGACCCTCCAGGAGGAACTCAAGGCTGGAGAGTCCAGGGACTCCAAGCTGAGTGAAGAGGACCAAAAACGCAAACAAGAACGTTTTGCCCAAAAGTATCAGGCCTGGCAAAAACAAGGTCAAGATTTCCAGAATGAACTCGGCCAAAAACAAAAAGACCTGGTCCAGGAATATATGAAAAAAATCGAAGAAGCGACCGCAGCCGTTGCCGCACGCCATGGCTTCGATGTCGTCATTGATAAAGGAAGCGAAAACACGCTAAAAATTGTGCTGTACAATAGAGATGGGTTGGATCTCACCAATGAAGTCGTTAAAGAATTTGACCGTCGGTTTAAATAA
- a CDS encoding IS30 family transposase — protein sequence MKRRPRIYYTEEQKALMWDRWKKGESLESIARLFDRHHPSIERILREHGGIRPPERRRSSCALTLAEREEISRGIATGCSIRSIAASLNRAPSTISREIKRNHGQGGYRASQADQAAWARAHRPKTCKLVENRALARIVARKLQLEWSPEQIAGWLKHTYPDDERYQVSHETIYRSLFIQARGALKKELMQHLRRTRMMRRSRHHTQKTEEHGRITDTVSIRERPASAADRALPGHWEGDLLFGSHNSQMATLVERHTRYLMLVKVDSKDTETVINALIKQAHKLPRELYKSLTWDRGKEMADHKRFTLATDIKVYFCDPHNPWQRGSNENTNGLLRQYFPKGMDLSRVPQAKLNAVARRLNERPRKTLNFETPAERFNPCVAATG from the coding sequence ATGAAGCGGCGCCCAAGGATTTATTACACAGAAGAACAAAAGGCCTTAATGTGGGATCGCTGGAAGAAAGGTGAATCTCTGGAGTCGATTGCGCGGTTATTTGATCGGCATCATCCGTCGATTGAACGTATCCTTCGAGAGCATGGGGGGATACGCCCGCCAGAGCGTCGACGATCATCATGCGCACTAACCCTGGCGGAGCGGGAGGAAATATCACGCGGCATAGCTACAGGTTGCTCCATTCGTTCCATCGCAGCCTCCCTGAATCGTGCGCCTTCGACCATCAGTCGGGAAATCAAACGCAACCATGGGCAAGGCGGTTACCGGGCAAGTCAGGCTGATCAGGCGGCCTGGGCTCGGGCCCATCGCCCCAAAACCTGTAAACTAGTAGAGAACCGTGCACTGGCTCGAATCGTAGCCAGGAAGCTACAATTGGAGTGGTCACCCGAGCAGATTGCCGGTTGGCTTAAGCACACCTATCCGGACGATGAACGTTACCAGGTGTCCCACGAGACGATCTATAGGAGCCTATTCATCCAGGCACGTGGTGCCTTGAAGAAAGAGTTGATGCAGCATTTGAGGCGCACACGAATGATGCGTCGTTCACGCCACCACACACAAAAAACGGAGGAGCACGGCCGGATTACCGACACCGTATCGATCCGTGAGCGGCCTGCCTCTGCGGCAGACCGAGCCTTACCGGGACACTGGGAGGGTGATCTGCTATTCGGTAGTCATAACAGCCAGATGGCGACGCTGGTCGAACGTCATACACGCTACCTGATGCTGGTCAAAGTCGACAGCAAAGACACCGAGACGGTGATCAATGCCTTGATCAAGCAAGCGCATAAGTTACCTCGGGAGCTTTACAAGTCACTCACCTGGGACCGAGGCAAAGAGATGGCCGACCATAAACGCTTCACGCTGGCGACCGACATAAAGGTATACTTTTGTGATCCACACAATCCCTGGCAGCGAGGGTCCAACGAAAATACCAATGGTCTGTTAAGGCAATACTTCCCGAAAGGAATGGATCTGTCGAGAGTTCCACAAGCCAAGCTAAACGCCGTTGCACGGCGTCTCAACGAACGACCAAGAAAAACGTTAAACTTTGAAACACCTGCTGAACGATTTAACCCATGTGTTGCAGCGACCGGTTGA
- a CDS encoding zinc ribbon domain-containing protein: protein MPIYEYQCTGSGERFEIQQKMSDPPIQTCDQLSCGCGKVEPVTKVISAPAIMFKGKGWYVTDYSDKLKEPESKSENKGKTADTGTSEAKTDNKTNSTSSDSGSGSTPSTSAPATSSTGSSGSGAGSTSGSGTSSSSSASTGSGTTSSSDSKP from the coding sequence GTGCCCATTTATGAATATCAATGCACCGGTAGCGGTGAACGATTTGAAATTCAACAGAAAATGTCAGATCCTCCCATTCAAACCTGCGATCAATTGTCCTGTGGTTGTGGCAAAGTCGAACCGGTCACAAAAGTCATCTCAGCGCCCGCCATCATGTTCAAGGGAAAGGGCTGGTATGTCACGGACTACTCGGACAAACTCAAAGAGCCAGAGAGTAAATCGGAGAACAAAGGGAAAACCGCTGACACCGGCACGTCTGAAGCTAAAACCGACAACAAGACCAATTCGACCAGCTCTGATAGTGGGTCCGGTTCCACACCATCCACATCCGCACCCGCCACATCTTCTACCGGGTCTTCGGGATCAGGAGCAGGTTCAACTTCAGGATCGGGGACATCCTCAAGTTCGAGTGCCTCCACCGGATCCGGGACGACCTCTTCATCCGATAGTAAGCCCTGA
- a CDS encoding pyridoxal phosphate-dependent aminotransferase, with amino-acid sequence MNLASRTTRITPSPTLQLSATVKALVANGQQVFDFTAGEPSLDSPEEAKEAAYEAIRSGFTKYTAVTGIDELKEAIIEKFQRDQGLTYSRSQILVSCGAKHTLFNIALALFETGDEVIIPAPYWVSYPEQILVADAKPVFFPTSESSGYAIDVKALEAAVTDRTKAIILNSPCNPTGSMYDRQTLEGIAQLALQHNLLIISDEIYEKMIYDQHLHHSIASLGPDIARNTIIVNGVSKTYSMTGWRIGYAAGPERLIKAMGDIQSQSTSNPSSISQKAAVGALRKSDAFIQHMVKELDIRRKAIVEGLNRIPGIHCPMPSGAFYAFPSVTQLLGRRFQGESLSTPLAFANFFLKEAQVACVPGEPFGSSGHLRFSYTGTLGVIEEGLDHLTKAVAKLE; translated from the coding sequence ATGAACCTTGCCTCGAGAACGACCCGTATTACCCCCTCCCCTACGTTGCAACTCTCCGCAACCGTGAAAGCCCTGGTCGCGAATGGGCAACAGGTCTTCGATTTTACAGCCGGAGAACCTTCTTTAGACTCCCCCGAGGAGGCCAAAGAAGCAGCCTACGAAGCGATTCGCTCCGGTTTTACCAAATATACGGCCGTGACAGGCATTGATGAATTAAAAGAAGCCATCATTGAAAAATTTCAGCGGGACCAGGGTTTAACCTACTCGCGATCTCAAATTCTGGTGTCATGTGGGGCCAAACACACATTATTTAATATCGCGCTGGCCTTGTTTGAAACTGGAGATGAAGTCATCATTCCCGCTCCGTACTGGGTCTCGTATCCCGAACAAATTCTCGTGGCCGATGCCAAACCTGTCTTTTTCCCCACTTCCGAATCCTCAGGCTATGCCATTGACGTGAAGGCGCTGGAAGCGGCAGTGACCGACCGCACAAAAGCGATCATCCTGAACTCTCCCTGCAATCCGACCGGCAGCATGTATGATCGACAGACCTTGGAGGGCATTGCCCAATTGGCCCTCCAACATAACCTGCTCATTATCTCTGATGAAATTTACGAAAAGATGATTTATGACCAGCATCTACACCACAGTATTGCCTCGCTAGGCCCGGACATCGCCAGAAACACCATTATTGTGAACGGGGTATCAAAAACCTATTCCATGACAGGATGGCGAATTGGATACGCCGCCGGCCCGGAGAGGCTGATCAAAGCCATGGGAGACATTCAAAGCCAAAGTACCTCAAACCCCAGCTCCATTTCGCAAAAGGCCGCCGTTGGGGCTCTCCGAAAGTCTGATGCATTTATTCAACATATGGTAAAAGAGTTGGATATTCGACGAAAAGCCATTGTGGAGGGTTTAAATAGGATCCCGGGCATTCACTGTCCTATGCCTTCAGGCGCCTTCTATGCATTTCCAAGCGTCACTCAACTCCTTGGCCGACGCTTCCAGGGAGAATCCCTGTCCACACCGTTGGCTTTTGCCAACTTTTTCCTCAAAGAAGCCCAAGTCGCGTGCGTACCCGGAGAACCATTTGGGAGTTCCGGGCATTTACGATTCTCGTATACCGGAACATTAGGGGTGATTGAGGAGGGATTAGACCACCTGACCAAGGCCGTGGCTAAACTTGAGTAG